From the genome of Medicago truncatula cultivar Jemalong A17 chromosome 2, MtrunA17r5.0-ANR, whole genome shotgun sequence:
AAGTAAGATAAATAACTCAACCACGTTATCCTTACAATCCACTTAAAGACATGCCAACCTAAGCATGATAACAATTAGCCTTCAACACTGATCCACTTAACGCCCTCTTTCAAATCCAATGCGAGTCCTGCCAGAACCTCCATCAGAACTATCTCGCATTGAAGATCCGGCACTAGCTCTCATAGTTCCTCCCCCACCTACATTTTCCATGGCCTTCTTACCCTTCTTGACCTCTGTCAAGAACTGATCAAGACCAAATGGATCAGCTTCTTCGCTCTCAAACTCAACCGGCCTATCCCTAGGAGGTGCCCTTTCAGAAGTCCCTGTAAATGATTTGTCAGGCTTAAAGCGATCAGTCTTCATAATCTTCTCCAGCTGCTCGTCTGCACCTCCATAAGCTTCATTATCAACATCCTTCTTCGGCCTGTACAGGGTGGAAAGTGTTGGCTGTGCATTGAACAAGCCTTTATCATACACATTATACTGATCATCAGTGGCAAATCCAGAAGACATTCCTTTATCCTGGTTGAATAGCCTCTCATCATACATGACCTCTGTCCCTTGCTTGGTGGAAGCCATACCAAGAGCAACTTTCTCACTTATATCACGATCCCTATCTCTAGTAATCTTGCTCTTCTTTCCCATGGCAGCATCCTTAGCTTCTATCCTTCTCTCCTTCTCCCTCTCCTTTCTCCTTTCCATACGAATCTTCTCACGTCCCAGCCGCTCCTCTTTTTCTTCCCGACTCTCCTTGGGATAGTTCTTTTCCCTTTCCCTTTCCCTGTCTCTATCCCCTCTATCCCCCCTGTGGTCATAATCAACTCTCATATCACCATCATCCACACCACTCTTTTCCGAAACAACGGGAACAGCAGCAGCCGGAGGAGCCACACCAATTCTCTCTGAGCGTGCTTTCTGAGCCAAAGCCCTCAACTCCTGTTCCttcctttctttctccttcaaaaGCATCTCCTTCTGCACCTTAGACCTCATAGCTACAGCTTCTCTAGCCTTCTGCTCTGCGACATACAAAGCCTCAGAAAGCTTAGCAAAATTATCATTAATCTGAACCTCTTGAAGCCCTCTCCCATCAGCAGCCAACCGCTTATCAAGAGGAATAGTATAACCCTTAGGATTCTTCCAATTCGAAATACAAGGTGGTATCTTCCAATCCTGCTGATCTTTCACAGTAACAGGCCTCGGAGGTGAATGCATCACAGGCACAGGAGGTGAACCCGAAGCCTTAGGAACCCTCTTATGCTTAAATTTTGGAGGCTCAAGTGGATCCACAGGCATCTCAACCATCCTAATAACCCTCTCCCTCGCACCAGAATTAAAAGCCGCATTCTGCTGCGAAGGCTTATACTTTATATACTTAGAATCCGAATTATGCTTCGGAACATTCTTCGGCTGCGCAGCACTAAGCCTCACGTTCACAATCTTCTCAAGCGCCGCCTTTGTTTCCTCCATAGTCTCATCAATCTCACGCTGAGCATCCTCGTCCTCACCATCCTCCATTTCATCATCTCCatcattcttcaaaatcttcggTATCAAATCCTTATGCTGGGTATAAACAATCTTCTTAGCATTCTCATTCTGCTTCACAATAGCATCATAAGCAACATTACCATGAGCATCAACCGTAACCGGAAGAATCTTCGAACCCGGCTTCGAATTCTTATTCCTTCCCATATCAAGCGGATACTGTGCCACATGGATCTCCGGGAAAGCTCCACCTTCTCCAAAATCCTCAACCTTTCGTGGAACAAAACCAGATCGTTTCAGATACGGTGGTACAATTTTGGGTGCGATTGCAGCGGATTTCTCCTCTTCCGTTGCAGTGAATCTTTGCTTAAACCATGGATCGTTGCTATGATCATAGTATGTTGTTGTGGATGATTTTGGTTCTGGAAGGAGTTCCTTCAGAGCCGCCATGGTTCtgcaacaaaaatcaatttcaaaaaatcaaaaaaacgAAACCCTAATTTATGGAATCGATAATTAACGTCGATTAAAATAAGAATTAATAGAAACAAATTGGTTGAAGAAATATTACTTGTGAACGGCGGAGGACGGTGCAGTGAGGATCAGTGGCGCGTGGTTGAAGATGACGGTGACGCGATTTAGGGTTTATTTGCGATTTTGATTTTCCTTTGAGACTTTTCAATCTTCAGTGTGTTTCGTTCGGGTTCTGagatttttgttaatttttaatttctgatttttatATAGATAAACCAATGTCGGTctagtaaaaaattatacacaagATAACGATTAACCCGGGTTCTTAGTTATACCGGTTCAATAATAAAACCAGCTCATGAACCACATATAAACTCTTTacacttctctcaaaaaaataaactcttTACACTAATGACTAATCTTatgttatatataaaaaattaaaactattaCTTTCTCACTCAAACTATTTCTCGTGCGTCCTATTTTTGTAGGAAAATGTCTATGtgatttcggattttataatttgaattgagttttttaTCTGTTATggagtgaaaaaaaaatgactttttcaCCAATTTAGATTCTTTAAATCCGAAAACTTAACAAAAAGAGCGCGTTCCTTGCtttttcggattatagaatcaGGACACCCCTAAACATCCTTTTTCAATAGAAaaatagttcggattatataatattaaCTCTACCAGCATAACTTCTGATGCAGTGTTTGTTTTAGCGGTGGAGTACCACATTTGCCAAGAAGTTACAATTTGTAACTTGTTAAAACCACGGCCAAGTTACCCTGGGACGAGAGAAAGACACTTTTACCGCACATCCAAATAGGCTATGAGTATTTTTGTAAAATGGATAACAAGTTTAAGGATCATATTAATCTTCCCCATCCTTTTATTTTAGATCATTTTTAGTCGTTCTTATCAAAAATCTGGTTTTTGCAATACTTGATCAGATTGCTGCGATACTTCCCcagaaaattaaaagaaaaaaaatcaaggatcaaAATTCCCATAGAAGGGACTTCTTACGAGACTCCGTccctcaaaatttaaaattccatcgtttagaccAATTTTTcttatctcataaaaattcgaaaaaaaaaaatttcattaatttaattttgatttttagaatttttttgtggtatttttatgattttatttgacatgttttttaaaagcaaaattcaaaactgcTAAAATGGAAGAGATTCTAATTGCTgattatatataaacatatttcGGATTGTATGATCCGAACAGATCCAAACTgtgttcagattttataatctgaaatcTCATgggtattttataaaaattatatggcGCGTGAGAAGTAGATAGGGtgagaaaaataatagtcataaattaaatcatatgAAGCCCGAATACTCCATGAGACGCATCCATATCGGATTCAAATATGGATACTCCACAGATATGCCCATGGAGTGTtggaattaattattttaattttttaaaaatattttagcaaataCTTAGATGATACTTCACAAATACATAAAGATGCTTATAAAATACTTCACAACTACGTATATTAtgaaaattcaatcaaatacCTATATTATGAAAATTCAATGGAAGTGTATATGATTCAACTTTAGATCTAAAAtagtataattatttttggatgaaccacttaaatttttattttatttttgtggatGAAGGTAATGAGAGAGAAGATTTAATTAATCAACATTAGACAAAATTTGTGTTGCGTTATTTTAATGATGCTTATGTTGATATCATAatatatgaatgaaaatataatattatttatatgaaaattttattttttattttttattttgatcacatgtattatttttaaaaattgtgacTTTTAAGAGTAatgaatgtttttttcttcgaaTGTTTTACATTCATATaagtttttgtataaaaaaattgttaatgtaTTTTAGTCGTATCGTatcttcaattttaaatttttgcgTATTTACTTATTCGTATCGTATCATACCCACACTCGTATCACGTATCCGAATTTCATAGATTAAAACACATTTTTAACTGCCAAAGTTGGtatgtaaattttaaaattatcttcttctttttttttttttttaccatttggTATATAGGGAAAAACTTTATTAATATAGAGTGTTTTCTTAAGAAGTAAATAAAATCAGATAAAAAACTATTTCATCTAAAAAtgaactttaattttttcaaacaattcATTTTAGGTGGAGTTTATTGACTATTTAAGCTTGGTTGAAtgatctttaatttaatttgcatacattaacaatttaattttgttatatacAAATCGATTTAATCAAAATCACTTCATGATGCCACTTTTTAAGATTAGTTTTtaaatatctttattttttttttcaaatagctTAAAGACtagaattcattttttaaaaggaataaGTAAAAATCTCTTATTCAAACATCAACCCATACCGTTATTAATTGAGTTATGTTCAAGAATACTCTTTATATTCATCTATTTGacataatttgattaaaagCACGTGTGAAAAGTTTTACGGAGCATAAAACtcatctcacttatattttCATTATTCTTAAATAACTCTTGGTCTCTAACTCGGAACTTGAGTTTTTCTAAGATTTCAAATAATCCGaaaatttagtttaaaattaaagtctttttttttactctACACATGAAATTAAGTGCAAGAAAATGATAAagtatgtttatgattttaggtcctctaaaaaaaaattatgctttgTCAAACCTGAATTACAAgctgtaacaaaaaataaaaaaaactgaattacAAGCTAACATTGATAGATATGAGAAGTTGAACAACATACTCGCTCCGTCCCTTAATATAAACTCATTttgcttttttcacatttcttatgAAAAGTTGTCGGTGTAAataatgtgtctgttttgtgtgttaatattactaaattgtcctttgtttgtatatgtattaaatttgatttttcaaatttcaagacaagttagtagtattaattaagagtatgtttaggaaaaaaaaaaataaatacatctaataatttaaaaagagatttatatttaaggataaaaataaaatcgaatGGATTCTTAAATAGAGGGAGGGAGTGAGTATAATGGAAAACACTCACATCTAatattttaagtaaaaataGTGTTTCCCTTGGTTGCTCAAAAGTCTAATATGATTACTCATTCAACGTCGTAAGACTTCCAAAATTTCAACACATATAATACTAACAATACTaatatttgttgttaaaaaaaatattaaattagaaaatctcatagaaaaaaaaaaggctttcGAGGCATGGATGACAAGGATGACCATTTCTCTTCCCCcaaattgaatttgatatgAAGTTAgcttaatttatatataaatagaatatatatgtttttttttttataaaaaagtttaagtgtctagaagtcctagctcaactggcaaatgccgaaattgcaaggtCGGACGTCatgacccgggttcgaacccgggacctcacagttgtgtgtgtgtttattttcaatggattaccacttcatctaagaccaaaaaaaaaaaaaaagtttaagtaAGTTGGATTGTAACATGCttcaattgtaacaaaaaaaaaacacgctTCAATgcttaaagaattttttatataaatactTATAAGACGTCCATTAAAAAGGTTATCACATTGACATCACAATGGAACCAACACAATTATAGGATATGGACCAATTTTTTATCAACTAAATCAAATCAATAAAGAGTTAGTTAGAAACTGAAGTATTTTTTAGGGGCCTAGAATCTGAAGTTGTCAAGGCATATTTCATACATGCAAAACAAATTTAcagtttatgttttatttttttcaactacaAGTAACATTTTGGAAAAGGCTTAAACGTATTTTTGGCCCCATAAATTTGCACtagttgcgattttgatcctCTATTAAAAAAACCACATTCCAGCCCCGTAAGTTTCTTTCCTGTTGCAACCTTcaatttttgtcatttaaaatcAACCATTCAATACTGTAAAAACAAGTGGGTGTTTTGTTGAGCAAATTTCAGATTTATAGGGCAAATAATGTGGCTTGGGACCGGTTTCTTGATCTTCTACTGTCTTGAATAGTTGATCTTAAATGACCAAAATTGAAAGTTGCAATAGGGGAGAAACTTAGGGGGCtataatgtgtttttttttaatagggggccaaaattacaATTAGTGCAAAGTTAGAGGGTCAAAAATGTGTTTAAACCTTTGGAAAAATGTAAACAATATAACAAGTGAATAAATCATGTATtcacaaatgaaaaaaagaattaatcatatacttatttttttacggaaagtgaataaatatttgtacatctattttcaacatcctttttctctttatttttgtttgcttaTCACATTACagttatatcatatcatatctatCATAACATCTTGATCCTCTATATCCTGCTAGAAATGTGTAAGAGGTGTATCAGTCTTTTTTTGATAGTGTAGTGTCTGAATTTGAATCctaaaccttgcatatattatgcattattcctACCAATTGAGATAAGCTTATGAGAATAAAGGTGTATTAGTCTATTAGATTAGATGTGTACCAAATAGTTTCCATAAATCATATTGTGAAGGAAGACTCAAGAAATTGAAGAACGCCATGAAattgaataatattttaaattattgataGGTTGGATTTGGATTTCAAGATGGTCGTTAAGAAATTGAAGAAGGCCATGATCCATGCACGAGTGGTAGTTCATAGAGaatgtttttagtttattttattttattttattttttgaaatagttaaaagagaatgtttttttttttagggaagttaAAAGAGAATGTTGTTGTTAAGAATATCTGCAATTAACCAAAAATGAATGAGTGATTCATGCCTTTGCATTTTATTAAAAGCATTGAAATTTCAAACACATACTAAAATAAGTATTAGTATATATTTTGGTAAACGTATGTCTTAGAGCATATGCAAAGACACTTGTATATTTTGGTATATAAATATGTGTTTCAAGCTCAACACTTCTACATCCTTCAGAAAAAAAGCCTGACACTTCTATAGTTTAATAGTTGATACTCTTCCTACTAATTACACTTGCACATTTCTCTTCAAGTATTTGAGGTACGTTTCTTTTGGTCTAATATATACATCTAGCGACCCTAgtgaaaaaaaactttgttattGTGATTAATAGAACTATCTAATTACAGTCCCCCgtaagcttagctcaattggtggagataatgcattgttatatgcaggggttgggaTTCAAATCCCAGATATCCCActcattcatttaaaaaaaaatttagtcactagactacttgacaattttatttttatctaattaCAAtcgttaaatttaaattaatgtttCATATTACTATAATATCACTTTTTCCCCTAATAAAGTGAACCGAtcacttcaaatatttattGCGAAGAAGATTCGATTTTATGATCAGTATTATATGTAGTTGCGATCCTATGACTACAGGCGGTCACACATATCTCAATCGTTTCGATTATTGTTAGACGACTTAGATTTTAACTTTTGTGTTCTAGATCAAGAACTTAATTGCttttaattgattattattgCTACTGATTACAGATCAACATGAGGTTTTTATCTCAAGATTGGATGCTTTCATGGGCAATCTTAGTACTAGTGTTGGTGTCATGCACACCATGCTTATCAGCTACTAATAGAAATACCAAAAACAATGTTAAATCAGCTGTTTTTATGTCACCTAAGATTGAATTAAGTCCaggatcaatttcaaacaaattctattatgatgttgaatttccAAGGGGTCATATTGCACTCAAAAGTTTTAATGCTGAACTAGTAGATGAATCAGGGAATTCTGTACCTCTCCAAGAAACTTATCTTCACCATTGGATTGTTCTAAAATACCAACAACCTAAAAATGTGACAAACAATAACCAAACAGATATTATTATGGTGAGAAATAATGGATTATGCCAAGATGATATTCTTGGACAATACTATGGCCTAGGGGCTGAAACTAGAGGCACAGATACATATATTCCTGACCCTTATGGAGTAGAAATTGGTAATCCTTCACAAATTCCTAAAGGGTATGATGAAAAATGGATGATCAATGTCCATGCAATTGATACAAGGGGTGTGGAAGATATAATGGGGTGTATTGAGTGTAAATGTGACCTATATAATGTTACAATAAATGCATTAACTGGAAAACCTTTAAGTCCAAATTACAAAGGAGGTTTAGGATGTTGTCCTGATAATGGTCAATGTAGATTGAGGAAAGGCTTTTTGGGCACTAAACATGTCCTTTACCTAAAGTATACAATTATGTGGGTTGATTGGGATGATTTTGTGGTGCCAGTTAAGATTTACTTACTTGATGTGACTGatgatttaaaaatatcatataaccCTAATGGAATGAGCATCAAACATAATTGCAAGGTAAgtgaaatttcaaaattattcctctaaaaaaaattctggaaagtTATTTCTAATGTTAGtgcattattttaaaattattttttgtttgttttcaatttaGCCCCAAAACGTATATATGACACTCATTGTGTTACATATATAGGTTGAATATCAAGTTAAACCTTGCACCAAAAGCCATGTGAATGGTAGTGGTTGTGTTAATATCAAGAGAACAAGTGTCCCAATAAAAACTGGTGGTTATATAATCTACAGTGCTGGTCATCAACATGTAGGTGCGATTAGATCAACTCTATATGGACAGGTATGacataactaaatatttttcttacctttttaattccttttaagtttttactttttaatattgACTTATCAGTTTAACGATGATTGAACCAATTAAACCATGACCCGTAAGTTTTACCAGTTCGATCTCTTATCCGATTTTTAAAATGGTTGTGTGTTAATATCAGGATGGGAGGGTTATATGCAACTCAGTCCCAAAATATGGAACTGGAATGGAAGCAGGAAATGAGAAAGGGTATGTTGTAGGAATGTCAACTTGTTACCCTAAACCAGGTTCTATCAAGTTATTTGATGGTGAAATTTTAACACTAGCAATTGTCTACAATAATAGCATAATGCACACCGGAGTAATGGGACATATGTATTTCTTGGTGGCAGAAAAACTACCACACCATCATATGTGACATTTAATCCTGCTTAAGATCATGTTAAAAGTGGATTAAGGACTATTTTGTTTGTCTGAATAAGTGGTCAGAATGAGATGTTGTAATGGCAATTAGTATTATATCTTGTACTAGTAATTGCAACTTTAGGATAAATCTTTTGTTTGACCTCATTGTTAATGTAACAATCAGTGTAATACATTTATATTTTCAGTCATATGTTGGTGAATGGTGATACTTTGTAAAAGATTTATACTAAGCATATTGATGCGTTATTTCAAAGATAAAAGGTGTCGATTCTATTTATTGTCCTTTATACGGCGCCAAACATATGAAGATAGCAATTCTCAATGTGCAGCAGGAGTT
Proteins encoded in this window:
- the LOC11422023 gene encoding uncharacterized protein, which translates into the protein MRFLSQDWMLSWAILVLVLVSCTPCLSATNRNTKNNVKSAVFMSPKIELSPGSISNKFYYDVEFPRGHIALKSFNAELVDESGNSVPLQETYLHHWIVLKYQQPKNVTNNNQTDIIMVRNNGLCQDDILGQYYGLGAETRGTDTYIPDPYGVEIGNPSQIPKGYDEKWMINVHAIDTRGVEDIMGCIECKCDLYNVTINALTGKPLSPNYKGGLGCCPDNGQCRLRKGFLGTKHVLYLKYTIMWVDWDDFVVPVKIYLLDVTDDLKISYNPNGMSIKHNCKVEYQVKPCTKSHVNGSGCVNIKRTSVPIKTGGYIIYSAGHQHVGAIRSTLYGQDGRVICNSVPKYGTGMEAGNEKGYVVGMSTCYPKPGSIKLFDGEILTLAIVYNNSIMHTGVMGHMYFLVAEKLPHHHM
- the LOC11415940 gene encoding SNW/SKI-interacting protein, giving the protein MAALKELLPEPKSSTTTYYDHSNDPWFKQRFTATEEEKSAAIAPKIVPPYLKRSGFVPRKVEDFGEGGAFPEIHVAQYPLDMGRNKNSKPGSKILPVTVDAHGNVAYDAIVKQNENAKKIVYTQHKDLIPKILKNDGDDEMEDGEDEDAQREIDETMEETKAALEKIVNVRLSAAQPKNVPKHNSDSKYIKYKPSQQNAAFNSGARERVIRMVEMPVDPLEPPKFKHKRVPKASGSPPVPVMHSPPRPVTVKDQQDWKIPPCISNWKNPKGYTIPLDKRLAADGRGLQEVQINDNFAKLSEALYVAEQKAREAVAMRSKVQKEMLLKEKERKEQELRALAQKARSERIGVAPPAAAVPVVSEKSGVDDGDMRVDYDHRGDRGDRDREREREKNYPKESREEKEERLGREKIRMERRKEREKERRIEAKDAAMGKKSKITRDRDRDISEKVALGMASTKQGTEVMYDERLFNQDKGMSSGFATDDQYNVYDKGLFNAQPTLSTLYRPKKDVDNEAYGGADEQLEKIMKTDRFKPDKSFTGTSERAPPRDRPVEFESEEADPFGLDQFLTEVKKGKKAMENVGGGGTMRASAGSSMRDSSDGGSGRTRIGFERGR